The Euwallacea fornicatus isolate EFF26 chromosome 38, ASM4011564v1, whole genome shotgun sequence genome includes a region encoding these proteins:
- the LOC136349567 gene encoding cathepsin L-like proteinase: protein MEKTTLVCLLVLYSFVAFTAAALTDEEEWQEFKTVHHKLYQNKAEEATRFQIFKDNLEEIREHNRRYERGETTFKEGVNQFTDMTAEEFKRIYGHGVLPQVDEDEKGHGHI, encoded by the exons ATGGAGAAAACTACCCTTGTTTGCTTGCTGGTGTTGTACAGCTTTGTGGCCTTCACTGCTGCAGCTTTGACCGACGAAGAGGAATGGCAAGAGTTTAAG ACCGTGCACCACAAGCTGTACCAAAACAAAGCCGAAGAGGCAACTCGCTTCCAAATATTTAAGGACAATCTGGAGGAAATTCGGGAGCACAATCGGCGATACGAGAGAGGAGAGACGACGTTCAAGGAGGGCGTGAACCAGTTCACCGATATGACTGCCGAGGAGTTTAAAAGGATTTATGGACACGGGGTGTTGCCTCAAGTAGACGAGGACGAAAAGGGTCACGGACACATCTGA
- the LOC136349551 gene encoding pre-rRNA 2'-O-ribose RNA methyltransferase FTSJ3, with amino-acid sequence MGKKTKIGKQRKDKFYHLAKETGFRSRAAFKLIQLNRKFEFLQKSRVCLDLCAAPGGWMQVAKQNMPVSSIIIGVDLFPIKAIPGTIGLTEDITTEKCRVAISKEIKTWKVDVVLHDGAPNVGKNWLHDAYTQACLTLSALKLATQFLRKGGWFVTKVFRSKDYNPLVWVFKQLFKKVHATKPQASRNESAEIFVVCQHYICPDKIDAKFMDPKYVFQELEIEPKNKLNIFHPEKRKGKAEGYPENDYTLHHQLKASVFVQHANGIDVLQHASEIVFDDPEILNHKKTTREIQECFKDIKVLGRKDLRNVMAWWKVLHEEWEKKLKAEEDLKSDVKIEEKVDSTAMSDDDDDDEMKDVDKQVIDLQEEERRELKRKKKKVQKERKKLNEKLNLKMILKGDDGPTAEADDMFSLKQVHDMDNMKKVVEQAPDFLVHSDSEDEKSRSKYLKYDKYSQHLDSSGLYYKDSDSELEIESDDDDSEEGAKQNLGFDSDDSDHESLSRKRKTNTNKKEAEAEEKEQHPLITDLDYRNKEQKRTHKAELWFQRDIFKNLIDDGDEDADLDKMVEDFKEKGAKVIGETTTGKKVKSKANAKVAKTKLGATDDDYGSDGSDDYGSDGSDACSSDSDYNIEKATLKPINDPRKDGFEVVRSTKGGKKYKLSDEELALGTLMVNSKKAKRDLIDGAWNRYTFGDDHLPDWFVQDEKKHMRKEAPVPKELVDEYKKKLEDINVRPIKKVVEAKARKKRRALRKLEKAKKKAEALLNNADISEKEKAQQIRQLYKKATKEPKKEVTYVVAKKHSAAKRVARPAGVKGRYKVVDPRMKKDVRAQKNKLKTMGRGKKGGKGTRKPRGKTGTKAGKQK; translated from the exons ATGGggaagaaaacaaaaattggaaaacaaCGTAAAGACAAATTCTACCATTTAGCCAAAGAAACCG GTTTCCGGTCAAGAGCAGCTTTCAAGTTGATCCAGTTGAATCGCAAGTTTGAGTTCCTGCAAAAATCGAGAGTATGTTTAGACCTTTGTGCAGCCCCAGGAGGGTGGATGCAAGTTGCCAAACAAAACATGCCAGTGTCAAGTATAATTATTGGTGTCGATCTGTTTCCCATTAAAGCAATCCCGGGCACAATTGGTTTAACTGAGGATATCACCACAGAGAAATGCCGG GTGGCCATCAGCAAAGAAATAAAGACGTGGAAGGTGGATGTAGTTCTGCACGACGGTGCTCCAAACGTAGGAAAAAACTGGTTACATGATGCATACACGCAAGCTTGTCTCACACTTAGCGCCCTGAAGCTGGCCACTCAGTTCCTCCGCAAAGGTGGATGGTTTGTAACTAAAGTTTTCCGCTCGAAAGATTACAACCCGCTGGTGTGGGTGTTTAAGCAACTGTTCAAAAAAGTTCATGCCACAAAGCCGCAGGCTTCCCGTAATGAGTCCGCAGAAATATTCGTTGTGTGCCAGCATTACATTTGTCCAGATAAAATCGATGCCAAATTCATGGACCCAAAGTATGTTTTCCAAGAGCTAGAAATTGAGCCCAAGAACaaactcaatattttccaCCCGGAAAAGAGGAAAGGTAAGGCTGAAGGATATCCAGAGAATGACTACACCTTGCATCATCAGCTGAAAGCGTCTGTCTTTGTGCAACATGCAAATGGCATAGACGTACTGCAGCATGCGTCAGAAATTGTGTTTGACGATccagaaattttgaatcataAGAAAACCACCAGGGAAATTCAGGAATGCTTTAAGGACATCAAGGTACTTGGCAGGAAGGACCTTCGTAATGTTATGGCTTGGTGGAAAGTGCTACATGAGGAATGGGAGAAGAAACTCAAAGCTGAGGAGGACTTAAAATCGGATGTTAAAATTGAGGAGAAAGTAGACTCTACAGCAATGAGTGACGATGACGACGATGATGAGATGAAAGATGTGGACAAACAAGTAATCGATTTGCAAGAAGAGGAACGAAGGGAGCTCaagaggaaaaagaaaaaggtgCAGAAGGAAAGGAAGAAATTAAACGAGAAACTAAACTTGAAGATGATATTGAAAG GTGACGATGGGCCTACGGCGGAAGCCGACGACATGTTTTCGCTCAAGCAAGTTCACGATATGGACAAcatgaaaaaagttgtagaaCAAGCTCCAGATTTTCTAGTTCATTCGGATAGTGAAGACGAAAAATCTCggtcaaaatatttgaaatacgACAAGTATTCACAGCATTTAGATAGTTCGGGGCTCTATTACAAGGATTCCGATTCTGAATTGGAGATTGAGAGTGATGATGACGATTCGGAGGAAGGTGCAAAGCAGAATTTGG GTTTTGATTCTGACGATTCCGATCACGAAAGTTTGAGTCGCAAAAGGAAAACGAATACTAACAAGAAAGAGGCAGAAGCCGAGGAGAAGGAGCAACATCCGTTAATAACCGATCTGGATTATAGAAATAAGGAACAGAAGAGGACGCACAAAGCGGAACTGTGGTTTCAGcgtgatatattcaaaaacttGATTGATGATGGAGATGAGGACGCcgatttggacaaaatggTGGAAGACTTTAAAGAGAAAGGAGCGAAGGTTATTG GTGAAACTACCACTGGCAAGAAGGTTAAGAGTAAAGCAAATGCGAAGGTTGCGAAGACGAAATTAGGCGCGACCGATGATGATTATGGTTCCGACGGTTCAGATGATTATGGTTCCGACGGTTCAGATGCCTGCAGTAGCGACTCTGACTACAATATCGAAAAGGCAACGCTCAAACCCATCAACGACCCGAGAAAGGACGGCTTCGAAGTGGTGCGCAGCACTAAGGGCGGCAAAAAGTACAAATTGTCCGACGAGGAGCTGGCCCTGGGGACACTGATGGTAAACAGCAAGAAAGCGAAACGGGATTTAATTGACGGCGCATGGAACAGATACACCTTTGGAGACGACCATTTGCCGGACTGGTTCGTGCAGGACGAGAAAAAACACATGAGGAAAGAAGCTCCGGTACCGAAG GAATTAGTCGACGAGTATAAGAAAAAGCTGGAAGACATCAATGTAAGGCCGATAAAGAAAGTGGTGGAAGCCAAGGCGAGGAAGAAGAGGCGCGCCCTGAGGAAGTTGGAGAAGGCCAAAAAGAAGGCGGAGGCTCTACTGAATAACGCTGACATCTCTGAGAAAGAGAAGGCCCAGCAGATTAGGCA GTTGTACAAAAAGGCGACCAAAGAACCCAAGAAAGAGGTCACCTACGTGGTCGCCAAGAAGCACTCGGCAGCGAAAAGGGTGGCGCGTCCCGCCGGCGTCAAGGGAAGATATAAAGTGGTCGATCCCCGAATGAAGAAAGATGTGAGGGCGCAGAAGAACAAGCTAAAAACAATGGGACGCGGCAAAAAGGGCGGCAAGGGTACCCGGAAGCCGAGGGGCAAAACCGGTACCAAGGCTGGGAAACAGAAATAA
- the TfIIA-L gene encoding transcription initiation factor IIA subunit 1 has protein sequence MANSLCKTSVLRIYQDVIEDVISGVRELFVEEGVDEQVLQELRQTWETKLVASKAVQNEVEEKAKKQEAISNGFPKQVQASGQQNQQSQSHTGAVVQSVVETKMVPIQITLPPQPGTEGQRVLTIQVPATALQGNQLQKVLTGPVITATMGLPPAIASSLLQQHVNAAFSSQQQAVTVVNKNIVQTDGGGSSDTDNDSVEIEFILPRRMKSNKKENSKRKSQRAIEILNQVDGSMDTSDEASEGTDDDNDDEDLDDDKDDEDQEIEEEGGEEEPLNSEDDVSDDDPSDLFDTDNIVVCQYDKIIRNRNKWKFYLKDGIMNLNGVDYVFQKANGDAEW, from the exons ATGGCTAATTCTTTATGTAAGACCTCAGTTCTGAGAATTTACCAAGACGTTATAGAAGATGTGATATCCGGTGTGAGGGAACTTTTTGTGGAGGAAGGAGTAGATGAACAAGTTCTACAGGAACTGCGTCAAACGTGGGAAACCAAACTGGTGGCCAGCAAAGCGGTACAAAATGAGGTAGAAGAAAAGGCGAAGAAACAAGAAGCCATTTCAAATGGGTTTCCCAAACAAGTTCAAGCCTCAGGACAGCAGAACCAGCAGAGCCAGTCCCATACTGGAGCAGTTGTTCAGTCTGTTGTGGAGACTAAAATGGTTCCTATTCAAATTACGTTACCCCCGCAGCCAGGAACCGAGGGCCAAAGAGTGTTGACAATACag GTTCCAGCTACTGCACTTCAGGGCAACCAGCTGCAAAAAGTACTTACAGGACCAGTCATTACGGCAACTATGGGGCTTCCACCCGCTATTGCCTCCTCTTTATTACAGCAACACGTAAATGCTGCCTTCAGTAGCCAACAGCAAGCTGTAACTGTTGTTAATAAGAACATTGTACAGACTGATGGAGGTGGTTCCAGTGATACTGATAATGATAGtgttgaaattgaatttatacTGCCTAGAAGGATGAAATCAAACAAGAAGG aaaattcaaaaagaaaatcacAAAGAGCAATAGAAATCTTAAATCAAGTAGATGGCTCAATGGATACATCAGATGAAGCCTCGGAAGGGACGGACGATGATAATGACGACGAAGACCTTGACGATGACAAGGATGATGAAGACCAAGAGATTGAAGAAGAGGGAGGGGAAGAAGAGCCTTTAAATTCCGAAGATGATGTGTCTGACGATGATCCGTCAGATTTATTTGATACAGACAACATTGTGGTCTGCCAGTATGATAAAATAATTCGCAATCGCAACAAATGGAAGTTTTACCTGAAAGATGGGATCATGAATTTAAATGGGGTAGACTACGTCTTCCAGAAGGCAAATGGTGATGCAGAATGGTAA
- the LOC136349571 gene encoding MICOS complex subunit Mic10-like, whose translation MSGVPLYIEEELGRKWDRCISDSAIKFCGGIVIGSVFSLLFFKRKRWPILMGGGFGIGMAYANCEQDLNATIRNSQPPSAPSQK comes from the exons ATGAGTGGTGTACCTCTCTATATCGAAGAGGAGCTGGGAAGGAAATGGGATAGGTGTATATCAGATTCTGCCATAAAATTCT GTGGTGGCATTGTCATAGGCTCAGTATTTTCATTACTCTTTTTCAAACGGAAAAGGTGGCCAATTCTGATGGGAGGAGGTTTTGGTATTGGTATGGCGTATGCAAACTGTGAACAAGACCTAAATGCCACAATACGTAATTCTCAGCCACCCAGTGCACCTTCACAGAAGTAG
- the LOC136349555 gene encoding uncharacterized protein, with protein MESESVRRDKKEESSGGNVNSDNVTDEGTMPIKVREVAGAPEGAQSAGREGSDRAPDENIEAAMTETSGAPEKVARKKPKPKRKIHGGVKRELTPIRTLGDGLGVDAARTFSESEPGEPPANGKEHSSGSTSETVSRQGSFKKPSGNGRGSLSELAHLELVSLFNKTKKSLSSAAQRGRERFRKYERKLAKRSQSAPHKFVEELQESLEKVQHDDFVLRRKFSDSDFGGSTNGSLRSSSLQPPTLRHRRTFSGDSFTSPKIIEVLDPETSNVVQRKTIDASGRAQALALKVEKLKVGGARDFFENFQLHKKQFRRDYREIKTTFRKCCFELFLIVLFCGLGGVMFKFTEGSFEAYYKCGVKRVKRDFIDLLWTKSHNFREDDWKSFARRRLRQFEEELHSAHEAGMKEYSGMRSWSFLNGIVYSLTIVTTIGYGHMFPKTDYGRALTIVYALIGIPLFLIALTDFGKLFTRAIKFVWSFVRRLYYTGSCRKVRKTSGVDDIFKGAQNLYDYATFRRPSLFDPSSPQAAESETQTQVETPTTPAISNFEIDDEFNLPISVALFILVAYIFCGAVMYMVIEKWNFFEAFYFVFISMSTIGFGDYVPRDPVFMIGSIIYLVFGLALMSMCINVVQAKLSDTFKKASMKIGATMGFEVDEDVSIMTASPECIVEELKPVEVAAVDERTIANEGPN; from the exons atgGAATCTGAATCAGTGCGTCGAGATAAGAAAGAAGAGAGCAGCGGTGGAAATGTGAACAGCGATAACGTGACCGACGAAGGAACGATGCCCATAAAAGTGCGTGAAGTTGCCGGTGCCCCCGAGGGGGCGCAGTCCGCCGGGCGGGAGGGGAGCGACCGGGCTCCGGACGAAAACATCGAAGCTGCGATGACGGAAACAAGCGGAGCGCCAGAAAAAGTCGCTAGGAAGAAGCCGAAGCCGAAGAGAAAAATTCACGGAGGGGTCAAGAGGGAGCTCACCCCCATCAGGACGCTGGGAGATGGTCTGGGCGTCGACGCGGCGAGAACCTTCTCAGAGAGCGAGCCCGGCGAGCCTCCCGCAAACGGCAAAGAGCACTCCTCTGGCAGCACTAGCGAG ACCGTGAGCCGACAAGGCAGCTTCAAGAAGCCCTCGGGAAACGGCAGAGGCAGCCTCTCGGAATTAGCCCATCTGGAGCTCGTGTCGTTGTTTAATAAAACGAAGAAGTCCTTGAGCTCCGCCGCTCAGAGGGGGCGCGAGAGGTTCAGGAAGTACGAACGAAAGCTGGCCAAAAGAAGCCAGTCGGCCCCTCACAAGTTCGTCGAGGAGCTGCAAGAGAGCCTGGAGAAGGTGCAGCACGACGACTTTGTATTGAGGAGGAAGTTCTCGGATTCGGACTTCGGCGGTTCCACGAACGGGTCGCTGCGCTCGTCGAGCCTTCAGCCCCCCACGCTCCGGCACAGGAGGACGTTCAGCGGCGACTCGTTCACCTCCCCGAAGATAATCGAGGTCCTGGACCCGGAAACCTCCAACGTGGTCCAGAGGAAGACGATAGACGCCTCAGGGAGGGCCCAAGCGCTGGCCTTGAAAGTAGAAAAATTGAAGGTGGGAGGTGCGAGAGACTTCTTCGAAAACTTCCAGTTGCACAAGAAACAGTTTCGCAGAGACTACAGAGAGATCAAGACCACATTCCGCAAGTGCTGCTTCGAGCTCTTCCTGATAGTTCTCTTTTGCGGCCTGGGAGGCGTCATGTTCAAGTTCACGGAGGGTTCGTTTGAAGCCTACTACAAATGCGGAGTCAAACGGGTGAAAAGGGACTTCATCGACCTGCTGTGGACGAAGAGCCACAATTTCAGAGAAGACGACTGGAAGTCTTTTGCCCGGAGACGACTCAGGCAGTTCGAGGAGGAGCTGCACAGTGCCCACGAGGCAGGCATGAAGGAGTATAGTGGAATGAGGTCTTGGAGCTTCCTAAATGGGATCGTGTATAGCTTGACGATTGTGACCACCATTG gaTATGGCCACATGTTCCCCAAAACCGACTACGGCAGGGCCCTGACTATCGTTTACGCCCTGATCGGAATCCCCCTCTTCCTGATAGCCCTCACTGATTTCGGGAAGCTGTTCACCAGAGCCATTAAATTCGTCTGGTCCTTCGTGCGCAGACTCTACTACACCGGAAGCTGCAGGAAAGTGAGGAAAACCTCAGGAGTTGAT GACATCTTCAAGGGGGCGCAAAATCTGTACGACTACGCCACGTTCAGGAGGCCCTCCCTCTTCGACCCAAGCAGCCCCCAGGCCGCCGAGTCGGAGACCCAGACGCAGGTCGAGACGCCCACAACACCTGCAATTTCGAACTTCGAAATCGACGACGAATTCAACCTTCCCATCTCCGTCGCCCTCTTCATCTTGGTGGCCTACATCTTTTGCGGGGCCGTTATGTACATGGTCATCGAGAAGTGGAACTTTTTCGAAGCTTTTTACTTCGTATTTATATCCATGTCCACCATTGGATTTGGCGACTACGTTCCAAGAGACCCGGTGTTCATGATCGGGTCGATAATCTATTTGGTGTTCGGACTGGCTTTGATGTCCATGTGCATTAATGTAGTCCAAGCTAAGCTGAGCGACACCTTCAAGAAGGCCTCCATGAAAATCGGAGCCACGATGGGATTCGAGGTCGACGAGGACGTCAGCATCATGACTGCCAGTCCTGAGTGCATTGTTGAGGAGCTGAAGCCCGTGGAGGTTGCTGCCGTCGATGAGCGAACGATCGCGAACGAAGGACCAAATTGA
- the LOC136349459 gene encoding large neutral amino acids transporter small subunit 1, giving the protein MDNEKSQDEEITLKPKMTLLNGITVIVGSIIGSGIFVSPSGVLKNTGSVNVSLLVWTISGIFSMVGAYCYAELGTMIRKSGADYAYIMETFGPFLAFMRLWIECMIVRPCSQAIVALTFSQYVMKPMFVDCEPPDNAARMLAACCICVLTFVNCYDVRWATRVQDVFTYAKLVALFIIIAAGIHQLFKGQTAYFSFDGTKSEVTSLALSFYSGLFAYNGWNYLNFIIEELKDPVRNLPLAIGISCTLVTVVYVLTNVAFYTTLSPEEILESKAVAVSFANKVFGPFALSIPVFVALSTFGAVNGILLTSSRLFYAGACEGQMPEILTMIQAQRLTPAPSVLAMALLSMLYLTVSDIDALINYVGFATWLSIGVSVLCLPWLRWKQPDLERPIKVNLFWPVVYILATIFVTVVPMVASPYETGMGVLMILSSVPVYYLCVAWTTKPVYFQSTLCSMTMFLQKLLVVVGKSRKSDV; this is encoded by the exons ATGGACAACGAAAAGAGCCAAGACGAGGAAATAACCCTAAAACCGAAGATGACGTTGCTGAACGGGATAACGGTGATCGTGGGGAGCATCATAGGTTCGGGGATTTTTGTCTCCCCTTCGGGGGTGCTGAAAAATACAGGCAGTGTTAACGTTTCGTTGTTAGTGTGGACGATCTCCGGGATATTCTCAATG GTGGGGGCTTACTGCTACGCCGAATTGGGAACGATGATCAGGAAAAGTGGAGCCGATTACGCCTACATTATGGAAACTTTCGGCCCCTTCCTGGCCTTCATGAGACTCTGGATCGAGTGCATGATCGTCAGGCCCTGTTCCCAAGCCATCGTGGCCCTGACATTTAGTCAGTACGTCATGAAGCCCATGTTCGTCGACTGCGAGCCACCAGACAATGCTGCGAGGATGCTGGCGGCATGCTGCATTT GTGTCCTGACATTCGTCAACTGCTACGACGTTAGATGGGCCACCAGGGTGCAAGATGTGTTTACTTACGCCAAATTGGTGGCTCTGTTTATTATCATCGCAGCGGGGATTCACCAGTTGTTCAAAG GTCAAACTGCCTATTTTTCCTTCGACGGCACGAAGTCAGAAGTCACGTCCTTGGCCCTGTCCTTTTACTCAGGACTTTTTGCTTACAATGGCTG GAACTACCTTAACTTCATCATTGAGGAGCTAAAGGACCCTGTAAG AAATCTTCCCCTGGCCATTGGCATATCCTGCACATTAGTAACGGTTGTCTACGTCTTGACCAACGTAGCATTTTACACCACCCTTTCTCCCGAGGAGATTTTGGAGTCCAAAGCCGTGGCTGTGTCGTTTGCTAACAAGGTCTTCGGCCCTTTTGCCCTGTCCATCCCAGTGTTCGTTGCGTTGTCAACGTTCGGAGCCGTAAACGGAATCCTACTCACCTCTTCCAG GCTCTTCTACGCCGGAGCTTGCGAGGGACAAATGCCGGAAATCCTCACAATGATTCAGGCCCAAAGATTAACCCCCGCACCCTCCGTCTTGGCAATG GCCCTGCTGTCCATGCTCTACTTAACAGTATCAGACATCGATGCCTTAATTAACTACGTTGGATTCGCTACGTGG CTGAGCATCGGCGTGTCCGTCCTCTGTCTTCCCTGGTTGCGATGGAAACAACCCGACCTGGAGCGGCCCATCAAAGTGAACCTCTTCTGGCCCGTGGTCTATATCTTAGCCACGATCTTCGTCACGGTGGTTCCGATGGTTGCCAGCCCATACGAAACTGGCATGGGAGTCTTAATGATACTGTCTTCAGTACCTGTGTACTACTTGTGTGTCGCATGGACTACGAAACCAGTCTACTTTCAAAGTACTTTGTGCTCCATGACTATGTTTTTGCAGAAGTTGTTGGTGGTGGTTGGCAAGTCCAGAAAATCCGATGTCTAA